The proteins below are encoded in one region of Aquimarina sp. TRL1:
- a CDS encoding replication initiation protein, translating into MKKRSERLVITPLRFVEAIFDFTPVQRDLIMLIQHQTHPRAKIKSEFSIDLKPYLEQKGLQLKDQRFGHYKELCDSMLETKVSFKYFKGNKIYSSYGLFKRCELDRDFIMYVEIIDDVLPLFYINQLKEGHFKENRLVKDLFQQSREAHDNYVAYPPTTYIDFSESSTKRLYEKLLQHRKKTTHKFELSKDELYMLLGYGRLEKVENEKNNLFNFETQRFVQTSYIGVNGWKNLRKQLNTWLKEISEHEASGIKILTKGKNYFSTQGRPIRSVFINVEYKNFTKLNTQQQNIFDQLDEFKLSEKQKFNIINDFPLDKIMPRILQYIIRMRDQNGMYWGERQRGDHRRIQNVPGYIYGVVFGYGNNTNGKQTTP; encoded by the coding sequence ATGAAAAAACGATCAGAACGATTAGTTATAACCCCTTTAAGGTTTGTTGAAGCCATTTTTGATTTCACTCCTGTTCAACGGGACCTAATAATGCTAATTCAGCATCAAACTCACCCAAGAGCTAAGATAAAAAGTGAATTTTCTATTGATCTTAAACCATATTTGGAACAAAAAGGTTTACAATTAAAAGACCAACGTTTTGGACACTACAAAGAACTATGTGACAGTATGTTGGAAACTAAAGTAAGCTTCAAGTATTTTAAAGGAAATAAAATATATAGTAGCTACGGATTATTTAAACGTTGCGAGCTTGATAGAGATTTTATTATGTATGTGGAAATCATTGATGATGTTCTTCCTTTGTTTTATATCAATCAACTAAAAGAAGGGCATTTCAAAGAAAATAGATTAGTAAAGGATCTTTTCCAACAAAGCAGGGAAGCTCATGATAATTATGTTGCTTATCCTCCAACTACCTATATAGACTTTAGTGAAAGTTCTACAAAACGCCTCTATGAAAAACTATTACAACATAGAAAAAAAACCACGCATAAATTTGAATTAAGTAAAGATGAATTATATATGCTGCTTGGTTATGGTCGGTTGGAAAAAGTAGAAAATGAAAAGAATAACTTATTCAATTTTGAAACTCAAAGATTTGTACAAACATCCTATATTGGGGTGAATGGATGGAAAAATCTTAGAAAGCAGCTTAATACCTGGTTAAAAGAAATATCCGAACACGAAGCTTCCGGTATAAAAATACTAACTAAAGGTAAAAACTACTTTTCAACACAGGGTCGCCCAATTCGTAGTGTTTTTATAAACGTAGAATACAAAAATTTTACAAAATTAAATACTCAACAACAAAATATTTTTGATCAATTAGACGAATTTAAGCTATCTGAAAAACAAAAATTCAATATTATAAATGACTTTCCCTTGGATAAAATTATGCCAAGAATACTTCAATATATCATACGTATGCGTGATCAAAATGGAATGTATTGGGGAGAAAGACAAAGAGGGGATCACAGAAGAATTCAAAATGTTCCAGGATATATTTATGGAGTTGTCTTTGGATACGGAAATAACACTAACGGGAAACAAACCACACCATAG
- a CDS encoding ParA family protein: MIVITQLNQKGGVGKTTNTIHIGAELAKRGYNVLLIDADQQCDLTESTGVVDSKYDIIDFLNRKHGFRLKKRSHNFFVLPGNHNFFPDKFKREDLQKAITGTCTDENGGTFLLKDHFDFIFVDVPPEAIKPNITSAPEMGLIASDYFITTLFADPSSIKNLDWFLEKAFNIKKKYNNKLKIAGVYFGNVLPTRKSVERYKSKVEELSKGLLYKTYIRMDAKIIDASEEGKTIFQYSPNCRAAKDYVQLTDEILKSVSNE; the protein is encoded by the coding sequence ATGATAGTAATCACGCAATTGAATCAAAAAGGGGGAGTAGGTAAAACCACCAATACAATTCATATTGGTGCAGAACTTGCTAAAAGAGGTTATAACGTTTTATTGATCGATGCTGATCAACAATGTGATTTAACAGAAAGTACTGGAGTAGTAGATTCCAAATATGATATTATTGATTTTTTAAACCGAAAACATGGATTTCGTTTAAAGAAAAGAAGTCACAATTTTTTTGTTCTCCCAGGAAATCATAATTTTTTCCCTGATAAATTTAAAAGAGAAGATTTACAAAAAGCTATAACTGGAACTTGTACCGATGAAAATGGTGGTACGTTTTTATTAAAAGATCATTTCGATTTTATTTTTGTAGATGTTCCTCCTGAAGCAATTAAACCTAATATAACTTCGGCACCAGAAATGGGATTAATTGCGAGTGATTATTTTATAACTACATTATTTGCAGATCCTTCTTCTATTAAAAATTTAGATTGGTTTTTAGAGAAAGCATTTAATATTAAAAAGAAGTATAATAATAAATTAAAAATAGCAGGGGTATATTTTGGAAACGTGCTACCAACTAGAAAATCTGTAGAAAGATATAAATCAAAAGTAGAAGAACTTTCAAAAGGATTGCTTTATAAAACGTACATTAGAATGGATGCCAAAATAATTGATGCTAGCGAAGAAGGAAAAACGATTTTTCAATACAGTCCTAATTGTAGGGCTGCCAAAGATTATGTACAATTAACTGATGAAATTTTAAAGTCTGTATCAAATGAGTAA
- a CDS encoding helix-turn-helix transcriptional regulator, with amino-acid sequence MDKTEFKEKRKLLGYTVDSMAELLEVSRRTIINMENGKTKISTVVEKYINDLVQDNKTDLIYMDVSKIDKLSLSDCIKFCFKKKEAFLKSEEMKLLLENVKSKERNSIYEEHIILKNQKSPH; translated from the coding sequence ATGGATAAAACAGAATTTAAAGAAAAAAGGAAATTATTAGGGTATACTGTTGATAGTATGGCAGAACTTCTTGAAGTCTCAAGAAGGACTATAATTAACATGGAGAATGGTAAAACAAAAATTAGTACAGTTGTAGAAAAGTATATAAATGATTTGGTTCAAGACAATAAAACAGATTTAATTTATATGGATGTTTCTAAAATTGATAAATTATCCTTATCAGATTGTATTAAATTTTGTTTTAAAAAGAAAGAAGCTTTTTTAAAAAGCGAAGAAATGAAACTTTTATTAGAGAATGTTAAGTCTAAAGAAAGAAACAGTATTTATGAAGAACATATAATTCTGAAAAATCAAAAAAGTCCGCATTAA
- a CDS encoding single-stranded DNA-binding protein has product MNTLKNKVQLIGNLGNDPEVKDLEGGKKVANFSIATNDYYYNKQGDKITDTQWHNVVAWGKTAEIIEKYANKGEKVAIEGKLTTRSYDDKEGNKRYVTEVVCHEILLMN; this is encoded by the coding sequence ATGAACACACTAAAAAACAAAGTACAGTTAATCGGAAATTTAGGAAATGATCCAGAAGTAAAAGATTTAGAAGGAGGAAAGAAAGTTGCTAATTTCTCTATCGCGACTAATGATTATTATTACAATAAGCAAGGGGATAAGATTACAGATACACAATGGCATAATGTCGTTGCCTGGGGAAAAACTGCGGAAATTATTGAAAAGTACGCTAACAAGGGAGAAAAAGTAGCTATAGAAGGTAAATTAACTACACGTAGTTATGATGATAAAGAGGGTAATAAAAGATATGTTACCGAAGTTGTATGTCACGAAATTCTATTAATGAATTAA
- a CDS encoding DUF6876 family protein → MKSKQFILNQLASCKNSSNIYYHYLTEAYYTNGIIQLAELCECDWFINEALVICELFKDLVPFITIDFKKTDNNSKVIYSDGAAKELYRKEYNITNFPLDKQRLFFCNNTLQLPNEL, encoded by the coding sequence ATGAAAAGTAAGCAATTTATATTGAATCAATTAGCTAGTTGTAAAAACTCATCGAACATATATTATCATTATTTAACTGAAGCATACTACACTAATGGTATAATACAACTAGCAGAGCTCTGTGAGTGCGACTGGTTTATTAATGAAGCATTAGTAATATGTGAATTATTTAAAGATCTAGTTCCCTTCATTACAATAGACTTTAAAAAAACAGACAACAACTCGAAAGTTATCTATTCAGATGGCGCAGCAAAAGAACTATATAGAAAAGAATATAACATAACTAATTTCCCTTTGGATAAACAAAGACTTTTCTTTTGTAACAATACATTACAATTACCAAACGAATTATAG
- a CDS encoding PH domain-containing protein has translation MYNLSTGVFSARNTTEQIVWSGSSTQLTNFKHYFTSGLLAFFILMYFSLTGTVYVLFALLVPLFVVVWSTLSIKYTVYVLTNERIVKQHGILDRHIYEIELYRVKDVHLHKPFFLRIFRFGNIQLITSQKSTENFILPGIKDSNALREQIRKMVEERRLERGVREFDTN, from the coding sequence ATGTATAATCTTTCAACAGGTGTTTTTTCGGCGAGAAACACCACCGAGCAAATTGTATGGAGTGGATCTTCTACTCAGCTCACAAACTTTAAACATTATTTTACTTCTGGATTATTAGCTTTTTTTATTCTGATGTATTTTTCTTTAACAGGTACGGTGTACGTTCTTTTTGCATTATTAGTTCCCTTATTTGTTGTTGTATGGTCTACGCTAAGTATTAAGTATACAGTATATGTTTTAACTAACGAGAGAATTGTAAAACAACACGGAATATTAGATAGACATATTTATGAAATTGAACTCTACAGAGTTAAAGACGTTCATTTACATAAGCCTTTTTTCTTAAGAATTTTTAGGTTTGGAAATATTCAATTAATTACATCTCAAAAATCTACTGAGAACTTCATTCTTCCAGGTATTAAAGATTCTAATGCTTTAAGAGAGCAAATTCGGAAAATGGTAGAAGAAAGACGTTTAGAAAGGGGTGTAAGAGAATTTGACACTAATTAA
- a CDS encoding thermonuclease family protein, with product MKNSILTFVFILLIGFCGYSQTGKVIKVKDGDTVVILDKDNVQHTIRVADIDCPEKNQPYGKKAKWFTSDQIYLKTVVVKAKKKDKYGRTIGFILYENKNLSLELLKAGLAWHYKYYSNDKEMARLENIAKNNNKGLWAESNPINPYNWRKGQRN from the coding sequence ATGAAAAATTCAATTTTAACATTCGTTTTTATCCTATTAATAGGCTTTTGTGGTTATTCTCAAACAGGTAAAGTTATCAAAGTTAAGGATGGAGATACCGTTGTTATACTTGACAAAGATAATGTTCAACATACCATTAGAGTTGCCGATATTGATTGCCCTGAAAAAAACCAGCCTTATGGTAAAAAAGCGAAATGGTTTACATCAGATCAAATATATCTTAAAACAGTTGTTGTTAAAGCTAAAAAGAAAGATAAATACGGTAGAACAATAGGCTTTATACTATACGAAAACAAAAACTTATCACTAGAACTTCTTAAAGCAGGATTAGCATGGCACTACAAATACTATTCCAATGATAAAGAAATGGCAAGATTAGAAAACATTGCTAAAAATAACAATAAAGGATTATGGGCAGAATCTAACCCAATAAATCCTTATAACTGGAGAAAAGGGCAGAGGAATTAA
- a CDS encoding restriction endonuclease, which yields MESIYIILLSILIIILLLGKRKYNKHTRNIKKANKIINKLTNLEYPGQKIKYLRKIDPFVFEELLLTSFKTKGYKIKRNKKYTGDGGIDGIIYDSNKNKIIIQAKRYSGYVNLQDLYEFNNLVYSNKAYKGYFVHTGKTGKKAHKHFKNSNIEIISGSSLINLIENKTL from the coding sequence ATGGAATCTATATACATTATACTATTATCAATACTTATTATAATACTACTATTAGGTAAAAGAAAGTATAATAAGCACACGAGAAATATAAAAAAAGCAAATAAAATTATTAATAAACTAACTAACTTAGAATATCCTGGACAAAAAATCAAATACCTGAGAAAAATAGATCCCTTTGTTTTTGAAGAGCTACTACTAACATCATTTAAAACTAAAGGGTATAAAATTAAGAGAAATAAAAAATATACCGGAGATGGAGGAATAGATGGAATCATTTATGACTCAAATAAAAACAAAATAATTATTCAAGCAAAGCGATATTCTGGATACGTTAATCTTCAGGATCTTTATGAGTTTAATAATTTAGTATATAGTAACAAAGCTTATAAAGGTTATTTTGTGCATACCGGAAAAACAGGAAAAAAAGCACATAAACATTTTAAAAATTCTAATATTGAAATTATAAGTGGTTCAAGTCTAATTAATTTAATAGAGAATAAGACACTTTAA